The following coding sequences lie in one Peromyscus maniculatus bairdii isolate BWxNUB_F1_BW_parent chromosome 3, HU_Pman_BW_mat_3.1, whole genome shotgun sequence genomic window:
- the Nos3 gene encoding nitric oxide synthase 3 isoform X1, which yields MGNLKSVGQEPGPPCGLGLGLGLGLCGKQGPASPAPEPSQAPAPPTPTPAQPAPDPSPPLTRAPEGPRFPRVKNWEVGSITYDTLSAQAQQDGPCTPRRCLGSLVFPRKLQSRPTQGPSPTEQLLGQARDFINQYYNSIKRSGSQAHEQRLQEVEAEVAATGTYQLRESELVFGAKQAWRNAPRCVGRIQWGKLQVFDARDCRTAQEMFTYICNHIKYATNRGNLRSAITVFPQRCPGRGDFRIWNSQLVRYAGYRQQDGSVRGDPANVEITELCTQHGWTPGNGRFDVLPLLLQAPDEPPELFTLPPELVLEVPLEHPTLEWFAALGLRWYALPAVSSMLLEIGGLEFPAAPFSGWYMSSEIGMRDLCDPHRYNILEDVAVCMDLDTRTTSSLWKDKAAVEINVAVLHSYQLAKVTIVDHHAATASFMKHLENEQKARGGCPADWAWIVPPISGSLTPVFHQEMVNYSLSPAFRYQPDPWKGSAAKGAGITRKKTFKEVANAVKISASLMGTVMAKRVKATILYGSETGRAQSYAQQLGRLFRKAFDPRVLCMDEYDVVSLEHEALVLVVTSTFGNGDPPENGESFAAALMEMSGPYNSSPRPEQHKSYKIRFNSVSCSDPLVSSWRRKRKESSNTDSAGALGTLRFCVFGLGSRAYPHFCAFARAVDTRLEELGGERLLQLGQGDELCGQEEAFRGWAQAAFQAACETFCVGEDAKAAARDIFSPKRSWKRQRYRLSTQSESLQLLPGLTHVHRRRMFQATILSVENLQSSKSTRATILVRLDTGGQEGLQYQPGDHIGVCPPNRPGLVEALLSRVEDPPPSTEPVAVEQLEKGSPGGPPPGWVRDPRLPPCTLRQALTFFLDITSPPSPRLLRLLSTLAEESSEQQELEALSQDPRRYEEWKWFRCPTLLEVLEQFPSVALPAPLILTQLPLLQPRYYSVSSAPSAHPGEIHLTVAVLAYRTQDGLGPLHYGVCSTWLSQLKAGDLVPCFIRGAPSFRLPPDPNLPCILVGPGTGIAPFRGFWQERLHDIEIKGLQPAPMTLVFGCRCSQLDHLYRDEVLDAQKRGVFGHILTAFSRDPGSPKTYVQDLLRTELAAEVHRVLCLEQGHMFVCGDVTMATSVLQTVQRILATEGDMELDEAGDVIGVLRDQQRYHEDIFGLTLRTQEVTSRIRTQSFSLQERQLRGAVPWSFDPPGPETPGS from the exons CCCCCCACTAACCCGGGCCCCAGAGGGACCCAGGTTTCCTCGAGTGAAGAACTGGGAAGTGGGTAGCATCACCTACGACACCCTCAGTGCccaggctcagcag GATGGGCCCTGCACCCCAAGACGCTGCTTGGGATCACTGGTATTTCCAAGGAAGTTACAGAGCCGGCCCACCCAGGgcccttcacccactgagcagCTATTGGGTCAGGCCCGGGACTTCATCAACCAGTACTACAACTCCATCAAAAG gagTGGTTCCCAGGCCCATGAACAGCggcttcaggaggtggaggctgagGTGGCAGCCACAGGCACCTACCAGCTCCGGGAGAGTGAGCTGGTGTTTGGGGCCAAGCAGGCCTGGCGCAACGCTCCCCGCTGTGTGGGCCGGATCCAGTGGGGAAAGCTGCAG GTATTTGATGCCCGGGACTGCAGGACCGCACAGGAGATGTTCACCTACATCTGCAACCATATTAAGTATGCGACAAACCGAGGCAATCTCCG TTCAGCCATCACAGTGTTCCCTCAGCGCTGCCCTGGCAGGGGAGACTTCCGGATCTGGAACAGCCAGCTGGTGCGCTACGCAGGCTACAGGCAGCAGGATGGCTCGGTGCGAGGCGACCCTGCCAACGTGGAGATCACTGAG CTCTGTACCCAGCACGGCTGGACCCCAGGAAATGGCCGTTTTGATGTGCTGCCCCTGCTGCTGCAGGCCCCAGACGAGCCCCCGGAACTCTTCACTCTGCCCCCAGAGCTGGTCCTCGAGGTGCCTCTGGAGCACCCCAC GCTGGAGTGGTTTGCCGCGCTGGGGCTGCGCTGGTACGCCCTCCCCGCCGTGTCCAGCATGCTGCTGGAGATTGGGGGCCTGGAGTTCCCTGCTGCCCCTTTCAGCGGCTGGTACATGAGCTCCGAGATCGGCATGAGGGACCTGTGTGACCCTCACCGCTACAACATACTTGAG GATGTAGCTGTCTGCATGGATCTAGACACCCGGACAACCTCGTCACTGTGGAAAGACAAGGCAGCGGTGGAAATCAACGTGGCTGTTCTGCACAGTTACCAG CTGGCCAAAGTGACCATTGTGGACCATCATGCCGCCACAGCCTCCTTCATGAAGCACTTGGAGAATGAGCAGAAGGCCAGGGGGGGCTGCCCTGCCGACTGGGCCTGGATTGTGCCCCCCATCTCAGGCAGCCTCACGCCTGTCTTCCATCAAGAGATGGTCAACTATTCCCTGTCCCCTGCCTTCCGCTACCAG CCTGACCCCTGGAAGGGAAGTGCGGCAAAGGGCGCGGGTATCACCCGGAAGAAGACCTTTAAGGAAGTGGCCAA TGCAGTGAAGATCTCTGCCTCGCTCATGGGCACTGTGATGGCGAAGCGCGTAAAGGCGACTATCCTGTATGGCTCTGAGACTGGCCGGGCCCAGAGCTACGCACAGCAGCTGGGGAGGCTCTTCCGGAAGGCGTTTGATCCCCGG GTCCTGTGCATGGATGAGTATGATGTGGTGTCCCTCGAGCATGAGGCACTGGTGTTGGTGGTGACCAGCACTTTTGGGAATGGGGATCCCCCGGAGAATGGAGAG AGCTTCGCAGCGGCCTTGATGGAGATGTCGGGTCCCTACAACAGCTCCCCTCGGCCTGAGCAGCACAA GAGTTACAAAATCCGATTCAACAGCGTCTCCTGCTCAGACCCACTGGTGTCCTCTTGGCGGCGCAAGAGGAAGGAGTCTAGTAACACAGACAGCGCGGGGGCCCTGGGCACCCTCAG GTTCTGTGTGTTCGGGCTGGGCTCCCGAGCATACCCCCACTTCTGTGCCTTTGCCCGGGCCGTGGACACGAGGCTGGAGGAGCTGGGTGGGGAGCGCCTGCTGCAGCTGGGCCAGGGTGATGAGCTCTGCGGCCAGGAGGAGGCTTTCCGAGGCTGGGCCCAGGCAGCCTTCCAG GCCGCCTGTGAAACCTTCTGTGTGGGAGAAGATGCCAAGGCTGCTGCCCGAGACATCTTCAGCCCCAAACGCAGCTGGAAGCGCCAGAGGTACCGGCTGAGTACCCAGTCTGAGAGCCTGCAGTTACTACCAG GGCTGACCCATGTGCACAGACGGAGGATGTTCCAGGCTACGATCCTCTCCGTGGAGAACCTGCAGAGCAGCAAGTCCAC CCGAGCCACAATCCTGGTGCGTCTGGACACTGGTGGCCAAGAGGGACTGCAGTATCAGCCCGGGGACCACATAGGTGTGTGCCCACCCAACCGCCCTGGCCTCGTGGAGGCCCTGCTAAGCAGAGTGGAGGACCCTCCACCATCCACAGAGCCCGTGGCCGTGGAGCAGCTGGAGAAGGGCAGCCCTG GTGGCCCTCCCCCCGGCTGGGTGCGGGACCCCCGGCTGCCCCCATGTACGCTGCGCCAGGCTCTCACCTTCTTCCTGGACATCACTTCCCCGCCCAGCCCTCGCCTCCTCCGACTGCTCAGCACCCTGGCAGAGGAGTCCAGCGAACAGCAGGAGCTAGAGGCCCTCAGCCAG GACCCCCGACGCTATGAGGAGTGGAAGTGGTTCCGCTGCCCCACGCTGCTGGAGGTGCTGGAGCAGTTCCCGTCAGTGGCGCTTCCCGCCCCTCTGATCCTCACCCAGCTGCCCCTGCTCCAGCCCCGGTACTATTCGGTCAGCTCAGCGCCCAGCGCCCACCCCGGAGAGATCCACCTCACTGTGGCTGTGCTGGCGTACAGAACCCAGG ATGGGCTGGGCCCCCTGCACTATGGCGTGTGTTCCACGTGGCTGAGCCAACTCAAGGCAGGAGACCTGGTGCCCTGCTTCATCAGGGG GGCTCCTTCCTTCCGGCTGCCACCTGATCCCAACTTGCCCTGCATCCTGGTGGGCCCAGGGACTGGCATTGCACCATTCCGGGGATTTTGGCAGGAGCGATTACATGACATCGAGATCAAAG GGCTGCAACCCGCCCCCATGACCTTGGTGTTTGGCTGCCGATGCTCCCAACTCGACCATCTCTACCGAGACGAGGTACTAGATGCCCAGAAGCGCGGCGTGTTTGGACACATCCTCACCGCCTTTTCCAGGGATCCTGGCAGCCCTAAG ACCTACGTGCAGGACCTCCTGAGGACAGAGCTGGCCGCGGAGGTTCACCGCGTGCTGTGCCTCGAGCAAGGACACATGTTTGTCTGCGGCGATGTCACTATGGCAACCAGCGTCCTGCAGACGGTGCAGAGAATTCTGGCGACAGAGGGCGACATGGAGCTGGATGAAGCCGGTGACGTCATCGGCGTGCTGCGG GATCAGCAACGCTACCACGAGGACATTTTCGGGCTCACATTGCGCACCCAGGAGGTGACAAGCCGCATACGCACCCAGAGCTTTTCCTTGCAGGAGCGACAGCTTCGGGGCGCAGTGCCCTGGTCCTTCGACCCACCCGGCCCAGAAACCCCCGGTTCTTGA
- the Nos3 gene encoding nitric oxide synthase 3 isoform X2 produces the protein MGPAPQDAAWDHWYFQGSYRAGPPRALHPLSSYWVRPGTSSTSTTTPSKGVVPRPMNSGFRRWRLRWQPQAPTSSGRVSWCLGPSRPGATLPAVWAGSSGESCRYLMPGTAGPHRRCSPTSATILSMRQTEAISVQPSQCSLSAALAGETSGSGTASWCATQATGSRMARCEATLPTWRSLSSVPSTAGPQEMAVLMCCPCCCRPQTSPRNSSLCPQSWSSRLEWFAALGLRWYALPAVSSMLLEIGGLEFPAAPFSGWYMSSEIGMRDLCDPHRYNILEDVAVCMDLDTRTTSSLWKDKAAVEINVAVLHSYQLAKVTIVDHHAATASFMKHLENEQKARGGCPADWAWIVPPISGSLTPVFHQEMVNYSLSPAFRYQPDPWKGSAAKGAGITRKKTFKEVANAVKISASLMGTVMAKRVKATILYGSETGRAQSYAQQLGRLFRKAFDPRVLCMDEYDVVSLEHEALVLVVTSTFGNGDPPENGESFAAALMEMSGPYNSSPRPEQHKSYKIRFNSVSCSDPLVSSWRRKRKESSNTDSAGALGTLRFCVFGLGSRAYPHFCAFARAVDTRLEELGGERLLQLGQGDELCGQEEAFRGWAQAAFQAACETFCVGEDAKAAARDIFSPKRSWKRQRYRLSTQSESLQLLPGLTHVHRRRMFQATILSVENLQSSKSTRATILVRLDTGGQEGLQYQPGDHIGVCPPNRPGLVEALLSRVEDPPPSTEPVAVEQLEKGSPGGPPPGWVRDPRLPPCTLRQALTFFLDITSPPSPRLLRLLSTLAEESSEQQELEALSQDPRRYEEWKWFRCPTLLEVLEQFPSVALPAPLILTQLPLLQPRYYSVSSAPSAHPGEIHLTVAVLAYRTQDGLGPLHYGVCSTWLSQLKAGDLVPCFIRGAPSFRLPPDPNLPCILVGPGTGIAPFRGFWQERLHDIEIKGLQPAPMTLVFGCRCSQLDHLYRDEVLDAQKRGVFGHILTAFSRDPGSPKTYVQDLLRTELAAEVHRVLCLEQGHMFVCGDVTMATSVLQTVQRILATEGDMELDEAGDVIGVLRDQQRYHEDIFGLTLRTQEVTSRIRTQSFSLQERQLRGAVPWSFDPPGPETPGS, from the exons ATGGGCCCTGCACCCCAAGACGCTGCTTGGGATCACTGGTATTTCCAAGGAAGTTACAGAGCCGGCCCACCCAGGgcccttcacccactgagcagCTATTGGGTCAGGCCCGGGACTTCATCAACCAGTACTACAACTCCATCAAAAG gagTGGTTCCCAGGCCCATGAACAGCggcttcaggaggtggaggctgagGTGGCAGCCACAGGCACCTACCAGCTCCGGGAGAGTGAGCTGGTGTTTGGGGCCAAGCAGGCCTGGCGCAACGCTCCCCGCTGTGTGGGCCGGATCCAGTGGGGAAAGCTGCAG GTATTTGATGCCCGGGACTGCAGGACCGCACAGGAGATGTTCACCTACATCTGCAACCATATTAAGTATGCGACAAACCGAGGCAATCTCCG TTCAGCCATCACAGTGTTCCCTCAGCGCTGCCCTGGCAGGGGAGACTTCCGGATCTGGAACAGCCAGCTGGTGCGCTACGCAGGCTACAGGCAGCAGGATGGCTCGGTGCGAGGCGACCCTGCCAACGTGGAGATCACTGAG CTCTGTACCCAGCACGGCTGGACCCCAGGAAATGGCCGTTTTGATGTGCTGCCCCTGCTGCTGCAGGCCCCAGACGAGCCCCCGGAACTCTTCACTCTGCCCCCAGAGCTGGTCCTCGAG GCTGGAGTGGTTTGCCGCGCTGGGGCTGCGCTGGTACGCCCTCCCCGCCGTGTCCAGCATGCTGCTGGAGATTGGGGGCCTGGAGTTCCCTGCTGCCCCTTTCAGCGGCTGGTACATGAGCTCCGAGATCGGCATGAGGGACCTGTGTGACCCTCACCGCTACAACATACTTGAG GATGTAGCTGTCTGCATGGATCTAGACACCCGGACAACCTCGTCACTGTGGAAAGACAAGGCAGCGGTGGAAATCAACGTGGCTGTTCTGCACAGTTACCAG CTGGCCAAAGTGACCATTGTGGACCATCATGCCGCCACAGCCTCCTTCATGAAGCACTTGGAGAATGAGCAGAAGGCCAGGGGGGGCTGCCCTGCCGACTGGGCCTGGATTGTGCCCCCCATCTCAGGCAGCCTCACGCCTGTCTTCCATCAAGAGATGGTCAACTATTCCCTGTCCCCTGCCTTCCGCTACCAG CCTGACCCCTGGAAGGGAAGTGCGGCAAAGGGCGCGGGTATCACCCGGAAGAAGACCTTTAAGGAAGTGGCCAA TGCAGTGAAGATCTCTGCCTCGCTCATGGGCACTGTGATGGCGAAGCGCGTAAAGGCGACTATCCTGTATGGCTCTGAGACTGGCCGGGCCCAGAGCTACGCACAGCAGCTGGGGAGGCTCTTCCGGAAGGCGTTTGATCCCCGG GTCCTGTGCATGGATGAGTATGATGTGGTGTCCCTCGAGCATGAGGCACTGGTGTTGGTGGTGACCAGCACTTTTGGGAATGGGGATCCCCCGGAGAATGGAGAG AGCTTCGCAGCGGCCTTGATGGAGATGTCGGGTCCCTACAACAGCTCCCCTCGGCCTGAGCAGCACAA GAGTTACAAAATCCGATTCAACAGCGTCTCCTGCTCAGACCCACTGGTGTCCTCTTGGCGGCGCAAGAGGAAGGAGTCTAGTAACACAGACAGCGCGGGGGCCCTGGGCACCCTCAG GTTCTGTGTGTTCGGGCTGGGCTCCCGAGCATACCCCCACTTCTGTGCCTTTGCCCGGGCCGTGGACACGAGGCTGGAGGAGCTGGGTGGGGAGCGCCTGCTGCAGCTGGGCCAGGGTGATGAGCTCTGCGGCCAGGAGGAGGCTTTCCGAGGCTGGGCCCAGGCAGCCTTCCAG GCCGCCTGTGAAACCTTCTGTGTGGGAGAAGATGCCAAGGCTGCTGCCCGAGACATCTTCAGCCCCAAACGCAGCTGGAAGCGCCAGAGGTACCGGCTGAGTACCCAGTCTGAGAGCCTGCAGTTACTACCAG GGCTGACCCATGTGCACAGACGGAGGATGTTCCAGGCTACGATCCTCTCCGTGGAGAACCTGCAGAGCAGCAAGTCCAC CCGAGCCACAATCCTGGTGCGTCTGGACACTGGTGGCCAAGAGGGACTGCAGTATCAGCCCGGGGACCACATAGGTGTGTGCCCACCCAACCGCCCTGGCCTCGTGGAGGCCCTGCTAAGCAGAGTGGAGGACCCTCCACCATCCACAGAGCCCGTGGCCGTGGAGCAGCTGGAGAAGGGCAGCCCTG GTGGCCCTCCCCCCGGCTGGGTGCGGGACCCCCGGCTGCCCCCATGTACGCTGCGCCAGGCTCTCACCTTCTTCCTGGACATCACTTCCCCGCCCAGCCCTCGCCTCCTCCGACTGCTCAGCACCCTGGCAGAGGAGTCCAGCGAACAGCAGGAGCTAGAGGCCCTCAGCCAG GACCCCCGACGCTATGAGGAGTGGAAGTGGTTCCGCTGCCCCACGCTGCTGGAGGTGCTGGAGCAGTTCCCGTCAGTGGCGCTTCCCGCCCCTCTGATCCTCACCCAGCTGCCCCTGCTCCAGCCCCGGTACTATTCGGTCAGCTCAGCGCCCAGCGCCCACCCCGGAGAGATCCACCTCACTGTGGCTGTGCTGGCGTACAGAACCCAGG ATGGGCTGGGCCCCCTGCACTATGGCGTGTGTTCCACGTGGCTGAGCCAACTCAAGGCAGGAGACCTGGTGCCCTGCTTCATCAGGGG GGCTCCTTCCTTCCGGCTGCCACCTGATCCCAACTTGCCCTGCATCCTGGTGGGCCCAGGGACTGGCATTGCACCATTCCGGGGATTTTGGCAGGAGCGATTACATGACATCGAGATCAAAG GGCTGCAACCCGCCCCCATGACCTTGGTGTTTGGCTGCCGATGCTCCCAACTCGACCATCTCTACCGAGACGAGGTACTAGATGCCCAGAAGCGCGGCGTGTTTGGACACATCCTCACCGCCTTTTCCAGGGATCCTGGCAGCCCTAAG ACCTACGTGCAGGACCTCCTGAGGACAGAGCTGGCCGCGGAGGTTCACCGCGTGCTGTGCCTCGAGCAAGGACACATGTTTGTCTGCGGCGATGTCACTATGGCAACCAGCGTCCTGCAGACGGTGCAGAGAATTCTGGCGACAGAGGGCGACATGGAGCTGGATGAAGCCGGTGACGTCATCGGCGTGCTGCGG GATCAGCAACGCTACCACGAGGACATTTTCGGGCTCACATTGCGCACCCAGGAGGTGACAAGCCGCATACGCACCCAGAGCTTTTCCTTGCAGGAGCGACAGCTTCGGGGCGCAGTGCCCTGGTCCTTCGACCCACCCGGCCCAGAAACCCCCGGTTCTTGA
- the Atg9b gene encoding autophagy-related protein 9B isoform X2 — MDYERLEDCDPEGSQDSPLHGEDHQPLLHVPEGLRGSWHHIQNLDSFFTKIYSYHQRNGFACILLEDVFQLGQFIFIVTFTTFLLRCVDYNVLFNNQPKNHTRPGPFHSKVTLSDAILPSAQCAEKIHNSPLLVFLLVLAAGFWLFQLLRSVCNLFSYWDIQVFYREALHIPPEELSSVPWAEVQSRLLELQRSGGLCVQPRPLTELDVHHRILRYTNYQVALANKGLLPARCPLPWGGSAAFLSRGLALNVDLLLFRGPFSLFRGGWELPEAYKRSELRGVLAARWRRTVLLLAAVNLALSPLVLAWQVLYAFYSHVELLRREPGAFGARRWSRLARLQLRHFNELPHELRARLARAYRPAAAFLRAAEPPAPLRALLARQLVFFSGALFAALLVLTVYDEDVLAVEHVLTTMTALGVTATVARSFIPEEQCQGRPSQLLLQAALAHMHYLPEEPGAAGARASSYWQMAQLLQYRAVSLLEELLSPLLTPLFLLFWFRPRALEIIDFFHHFTVDVAGVGDICSFALMDVKRHGHPQWLSEGQTEASLSQRAEDGKTELSLMRFSLAHPQWQPPGHSSKFLGHLRGRVQQDAAAWGATSTRSPPTPGVLSDCTSPLPEAFLANLLVNPRPPQRDLSPTTPCPAAATASLLASISRMVQDPSCVSPGGTGGQKLTQLPELVSAEMSLHAIYLHQLHQQQQQEPWGDASASSPPRPWSSPSQPGSPDEEKPSWSSDGSSPASSPRQQWGIQRARNLFPKGFQESTDTQKEPLPGPLH, encoded by the exons TTGCTTCATGTGCCTGAAGGACTCCGTG GCTCCTGGCATCACATCCAGAACCTGGACAGCTTCTTCACCAAGAT CTACAGCTACCACCAGCGGAATGGTTTCGCCTGTATCCTGTTGGAGGATGTCTTCCAGCTGGG ACAGTTCATTTTCATCGTCACCTTCACAACCTTCCTCCTTCGCTGTGTGGATTACAATGTTCTCTTCAACAACCAGCCAAAGAACCATACAAGGCCTGGACCATTCCACAGCAAAGTGACCTTGTCAGATGCTATTCTACCCTCAGCCCAGTGTGCAGAGAA GATCCACAACAGCCCTCTGCTGGTCTTCCTCCTGGTCCTGGCTGCTGGCTTCTGGCTGTTCCAGCTGCTTCGTTCAGTCTGCAACCTCTTCAGCTACTGGGACATCCAGGTGTTTTACAGGGAGGCCCTGCACATCCCCCCA GAGGAGCTCAGCTCGGTACCCTGGGCTGAGGTTCAGTCCCGCCTCCTGGAGCTGCAGAGGAGCGGTGGGCTGTGTGTGCAGCCCAGGCCGCTGACGGAACTGGACGTCCACCACCGCATCCTGCGCTACACCAACTACCAGGTGGCGCTGGCCAACAAGGGCCTGCTGCCCGCTCGCTGTCCACTGCCCTGGGGGGGCAGCGCAGCCTTCCTCAGCCGCGGCCTGGCGCTCAACGTGGACCTGCTGCTCTTCCGCGGTCCCTTCTCGCTCTTCCGCGGGGGCTGGGAGCTTCCCGAAGCTTACAAGCGCAGTGAGCTCCGGGGCGTCCTGGCCGCACGCTGGCGGCGCACGGTGCTGCTGCTGGCCGCCGTGAACTTGGCGCTGAGCCCGCTGGTGCTGGCCTGGCAGGTGCTGTACGCCTTCTACAGCCACGTGGAGCTGCTGCGACGCGAGCCCGGCGCCTTCGGGGCGCGCCGCTGGTCCCGCCTGGCCCGCCTGCAGCTGCGCCACTTCAACGAGCTACCGCACGAACTGCGTGCCCGCCTGGCCCGCGCCTACCGGCCCGCGGCCGCCTTCCTCCGTGCCGCCGAGCCCCCTGCGCCCCTGCGCGCGCTGCTGGCCCGCCAACTGGTCTTCTTCTCCGGAGCGCTTTTTGCCGCGCTGCTGGTGCTCACCGTCTACGATGAGGATGTGCTGGCCGTGGAGCACGTGCTCACCACCATGACGGCGCTCGGGGTCACAGCCACAGTGGCCAG GTCCTTCATTCCAGAGGAGCAATGCCAGGGGCGTCCCTCACAGCTCCTGCTGCAGGCAGCCCTGGCACACATGCATTACCTCCCGGAGGAGCCTGGTGCGGCGGGTGCTCGGGCCAGCTCTTACTGGCAGATGGCGCAGCTGCTTCAGTACCGAGCA GTCTCCCTCCTGGAAgaactcctgtctccacttctcactcctctgtttctgctcttctGGTTCCGCCCCCGTGCTCTGGAGATTATTGACTTTTTTCATCACTTCACTGTGGATGTGGCTGGTGTCGGGGACATCTGTTCTTTTGCCCTAATGGATGTGAAGCGCCATGGGCACCCTCAG TGGCTCTCCGAGGGACAGacagaagcctctctctctcagcGTGCAGAGGATGGAAAGACTGAACTCTCCTTAATGCGGTTCTCCCTGGCACACCCACAATGGCAGCCACCAGGCCACAGCTCTAAGTTCCTTGGCCACCTTCGGGGCCGGGTACAACAAGATGCAGCTGCCTGGGGTGCTACCTCGACACGAAGCCCCCCGACCCCAGGGGTGCTCAGTGACTGCACATCCCCTCTG CCCGAAGCCTTCCTGGCCAACCTCTTGGTGAATCCCCGCCCGCCCCAGAGGGACCTCAGCCCCACGACTCCCTGCCCTGCGGCGGCCACAGCCAGCCTCCTTGCCTCCATTTCACGAATGGTCCAGGACCCCAG CTGTGTGTCCCCAGGAGGCACTGGGGGCCAGAAGCTGACCCAGCTCCCCGAGCTTGTTTCTGCTGAGATGAGCCTGCATGCCATTTACCTACATCAG CTTcatcaacagcagcagcaggaaccaTGGGGAGACGCTtcagcctcctccccacccaggCCCTGGTCCAGCCCTTCCCAGCCAGGCTCACCAGATGAGGAGAAGCCATCTTGGTCAAGTGATG GCTCCAGTCCTGCTTCCAGCCCGAGACAGCAGTGGGGTATCCAGAGGGCCCGGAATCTGTTTCCAAAGGGCTTCCAGGAGAGCACAGACACCCAGAAGGAGCCCCTCCCAGGCCCCTTGCACTGA